From Cucumis melo cultivar AY chromosome 1, USDA_Cmelo_AY_1.0, whole genome shotgun sequence, a single genomic window includes:
- the LOC103489664 gene encoding probable serine/threonine-protein kinase WNK9 isoform X1, giving the protein MNGVTVTNSEPDNNSEYVEVDPTGRYGRYNEVLGKGASKTVYRAFDEYDGIEVAWNQVKLCDFLQTPEDLERLYREIHLLKTLKHKNIMKFYSSWVDTANRNINFVTEMFTSGTLRQYRLKHKKVNIRAVKHWCRQILKGLLYLHSHDPPVIHRDLKCDNIFVNGNQGEVKIGDLGLAAILRKSYVARCVGTPEFMAPEIYEEEYNELVDIYSFGMCILEMVTFEYPYSECTHPAQIYKKVISGKKPDALYKVKDLEVRCFVEKCLATVSNRLSARELLNDPFLQIDGCDSLLRPIEYYSEYDEVNNSLIRGGPLYGISHGPLDNGYVNYFSHEAGNGLDYCPLDNEVSEIDLFSCQEDEHLEDVDITIKGRRRGDDDIFLRLRIVDKEGRIRNIYFPFDLENDSALSVANEMVSELDITDQDVKKIADMIDGEIATLVPEWTKGKSLEETPNCSDSNVCHNCALNSSLLDYVSPHNLAAKNLHILRCSEEHGCASIHGRFEEITYQVEGSEQFNGDENLHRTTENSSDIHYADIWAQRDGPDVVSQESLEACNESRASEQPKLEKEESNVNMDDNDHQMEFQARNSSSSNPSPSFVDDHENEIRQELRWLKAKYQIQLRELRDQQLGVKTKSLSLHPISSLTETDNGAPVSLLLPNFNEAANNKIVQTSLSFGKNITSHSPYDAADNILENQTFQDDNVIVDESSSTELIVTAKSFYTGALFPHSLQRATSLPVDAIDF; this is encoded by the exons ATGAATGGTGTCACAGTAACAAATTCTGAACCAGACAACAACTCTGAATATGTTGAAGTTGATCCCACCGGAAGATATGGAAGA TACAATGAAGTTCTTGGCAAAGGGGCGTCGAAGACAGT TTACAGAGCTTTCGATGAATACGATGGCATTGAAGTGGCATGGAATCAAGTGAAGCTTTGTGATTTTCTTCAAACTCCTGAAGATCTTGAAAGGCTGTACAGAGAAATCCATTTGTTGAAGACATTAAAACACAAAAACATAATGAAATTTTATTCTTCTTGGGTTGACACTGCTAATAGAAACATTAACTTTGTTACAGAGATGTTCACTTCTGGGACTCTTAGACA ATATAGGTTGAAGCATAAGAAAGTGAATATCAGAGCTGTGAAGCATTGGTGTAGACAGATTTTAAAAGGGCTTCTCTATCTTCACAGCCATGATCCTCCTGTAATCCATAGAGACCTTAAATGTGataatatttttgtaaatgGGAATCAAGGGGAAGTCAAAATTGGTGATCTTGGTCTTGCTGCTATTCTTCGTAAATCTTATGTAGCTCGATGTGTTG GAACACCAGAGTTTATGGCTCCAGAGATTTATGAAGAGGAGTATAATGAATTGGTTGATATATATTCTTTTGGAATGTGCATATTAGAGATGGTTACTTTTGAATATCCATACAGTGAATGCACCCACCCTGCTCAGATTTACAAGAAAGTTATCTCT GGGAAGAAACCAGATGCTTTGTATAAGGTAAAGGATCTTGAGGTTCGGTGTTTCGTCGAGAAGTGCTTGGCTACTGTGTCAAATAGGCTGTCAGCTAGGGAGCTTTTGAATGACCCTTTTCTTCAAATTGATGGTTGTGATTCTTTATTGAGGCCAATAGAGTACTATTCAGAATATGATGAAGTGAACAATTCCCTTATCAGAGGAGGGCCTCTTTATGGAATTTCTCATGGTCCTTTGGATAATGGGTATGTGAATTATTTTAGTCACGAGGCTGGGAATGGCTTGGATTACTGTCCGCTTGATAACGAAGTGAGTGAAATCGATCTTTTCTCCTGTCAAGAGGATGAGCATTTGGAAGATGTTGATATCACTATTAAAGGGAGAAGAAGAGGTGACGATGATATCTTTCTACGACTTCGGATTGTAGATAAAGAAG GTCGAATTCGAAACATCTACTTTCCCTTTGATTTAGAGAATGATAGTGCTTTGAGTGTTGCTAATGAGATGGTTTCTGAGCTTGACATTACTGATCAAGATGTGAAGAAGATTGCTGATATGATTGATGGTGAGATTGCTACATTGGTACCAGAGTGGACAAAGGGAAAAAGTTTAGAGGAAACTCCAAATTGCAGTGATTCTAATGTTTGTCACAATTGTGCTTTAAACAGTTCTCTTTTAGATTACGTTTCACCGCATAATCTTGCGGCGAAGAACCTGCACATTCTTCGGTGTTCTGAAGAACATGGTTGTGCTTCTATCCATGGACGATTTGAAGAGATTACGTATCAAGTTGAGGGGTCGGAACAATTCAATGGAGATGAAAACTTGCATAGAACAACAGAAAATTCAAGTGATATCCATTATGCCGATATTTGGGCACAACGAGATGGACCAGATGTAGTTTCTCAAGAATCTTTAGAAGCTTGCAATGAATCTAGAGCATCGGAACAACCGAAACTCGAGAAGGAAGAAAGTAATGTAAATATGGATGATAATGATCATCAAATGGAATTCCAAGCAAGAAACTCTAGCTCATCAAATCCTTCGCCGTCCTTTGTCGATGATCACGAGAACGAAATTCGACAAGAACTAAGATGGCTCAAGGCTAAATATCAAATACAATTAAGGGAGCTAAGAGATCAACAGTTAGGAGTCAAGACCAAATCTCTTAGCCTGCACCCTATTTCCAGCCTCACCGAGACTGATAACGGAGCTCCGGTATCTTTGCTTTTGCCAAACTTCAATGAAGCAGCAAATAATAAGATTGTCCAAACATCTCTCTCCTTTGGCAAGAATATCACTTCACATTCCCCCTATGATGCTGCTGATAACATTTTGGAAAACCAAACCTTTCAAGACGACAATGTCATTGTTGATGAGTCGAGTAGTACCGAGCTGATTGTTACTGCCAAGAGTTTCTATACAGGAGCATTGTTTCCACATTCTCTTCAAAGAGCAACCTCACTTCCCGTTGATGCTATAGACTTTTAG
- the LOC103489664 gene encoding serine/threonine-protein kinase WNK1-like isoform X2 codes for MAPEIYEEEYNELVDIYSFGMCILEMVTFEYPYSECTHPAQIYKKVISGKKPDALYKVKDLEVRCFVEKCLATVSNRLSARELLNDPFLQIDGCDSLLRPIEYYSEYDEVNNSLIRGGPLYGISHGPLDNGYVNYFSHEAGNGLDYCPLDNEVSEIDLFSCQEDEHLEDVDITIKGRRRGDDDIFLRLRIVDKEGRIRNIYFPFDLENDSALSVANEMVSELDITDQDVKKIADMIDGEIATLVPEWTKGKSLEETPNCSDSNVCHNCALNSSLLDYVSPHNLAAKNLHILRCSEEHGCASIHGRFEEITYQVEGSEQFNGDENLHRTTENSSDIHYADIWAQRDGPDVVSQESLEACNESRASEQPKLEKEESNVNMDDNDHQMEFQARNSSSSNPSPSFVDDHENEIRQELRWLKAKYQIQLRELRDQQLGVKTKSLSLHPISSLTETDNGAPVSLLLPNFNEAANNKIVQTSLSFGKNITSHSPYDAADNILENQTFQDDNVIVDESSSTELIVTAKSFYTGALFPHSLQRATSLPVDAIDF; via the exons ATGGCTCCAGAGATTTATGAAGAGGAGTATAATGAATTGGTTGATATATATTCTTTTGGAATGTGCATATTAGAGATGGTTACTTTTGAATATCCATACAGTGAATGCACCCACCCTGCTCAGATTTACAAGAAAGTTATCTCT GGGAAGAAACCAGATGCTTTGTATAAGGTAAAGGATCTTGAGGTTCGGTGTTTCGTCGAGAAGTGCTTGGCTACTGTGTCAAATAGGCTGTCAGCTAGGGAGCTTTTGAATGACCCTTTTCTTCAAATTGATGGTTGTGATTCTTTATTGAGGCCAATAGAGTACTATTCAGAATATGATGAAGTGAACAATTCCCTTATCAGAGGAGGGCCTCTTTATGGAATTTCTCATGGTCCTTTGGATAATGGGTATGTGAATTATTTTAGTCACGAGGCTGGGAATGGCTTGGATTACTGTCCGCTTGATAACGAAGTGAGTGAAATCGATCTTTTCTCCTGTCAAGAGGATGAGCATTTGGAAGATGTTGATATCACTATTAAAGGGAGAAGAAGAGGTGACGATGATATCTTTCTACGACTTCGGATTGTAGATAAAGAAG GTCGAATTCGAAACATCTACTTTCCCTTTGATTTAGAGAATGATAGTGCTTTGAGTGTTGCTAATGAGATGGTTTCTGAGCTTGACATTACTGATCAAGATGTGAAGAAGATTGCTGATATGATTGATGGTGAGATTGCTACATTGGTACCAGAGTGGACAAAGGGAAAAAGTTTAGAGGAAACTCCAAATTGCAGTGATTCTAATGTTTGTCACAATTGTGCTTTAAACAGTTCTCTTTTAGATTACGTTTCACCGCATAATCTTGCGGCGAAGAACCTGCACATTCTTCGGTGTTCTGAAGAACATGGTTGTGCTTCTATCCATGGACGATTTGAAGAGATTACGTATCAAGTTGAGGGGTCGGAACAATTCAATGGAGATGAAAACTTGCATAGAACAACAGAAAATTCAAGTGATATCCATTATGCCGATATTTGGGCACAACGAGATGGACCAGATGTAGTTTCTCAAGAATCTTTAGAAGCTTGCAATGAATCTAGAGCATCGGAACAACCGAAACTCGAGAAGGAAGAAAGTAATGTAAATATGGATGATAATGATCATCAAATGGAATTCCAAGCAAGAAACTCTAGCTCATCAAATCCTTCGCCGTCCTTTGTCGATGATCACGAGAACGAAATTCGACAAGAACTAAGATGGCTCAAGGCTAAATATCAAATACAATTAAGGGAGCTAAGAGATCAACAGTTAGGAGTCAAGACCAAATCTCTTAGCCTGCACCCTATTTCCAGCCTCACCGAGACTGATAACGGAGCTCCGGTATCTTTGCTTTTGCCAAACTTCAATGAAGCAGCAAATAATAAGATTGTCCAAACATCTCTCTCCTTTGGCAAGAATATCACTTCACATTCCCCCTATGATGCTGCTGATAACATTTTGGAAAACCAAACCTTTCAAGACGACAATGTCATTGTTGATGAGTCGAGTAGTACCGAGCTGATTGTTACTGCCAAGAGTTTCTATACAGGAGCATTGTTTCCACATTCTCTTCAAAGAGCAACCTCACTTCCCGTTGATGCTATAGACTTTTAG